A single genomic interval of uncultured Desulfobulbus sp. harbors:
- a CDS encoding exosortase C-terminal domain/associated protein EpsI, whose protein sequence is MKLFVLIVLFISSSLFVYLYNAPTTTAKAVPLKNYLKEIPGYKTSSDIELGAEAYSMLKLDDYLFKTYLNKDGPVTLYVGYYYTSSKAYAAHSPLVCYPSHGWQVDKKPKTHVLQIGEHKIIYEEIVTSLGQQQELVLYWHQAREKANVQVYRNKIDMGYNKLMFNDPKHGFVRVSTPFIGTADYEVTKKRVVEFIRTAYPLLLEFVNQPLQM, encoded by the coding sequence GTGAAGCTGTTTGTGCTGATAGTGCTTTTTATAAGCTCTAGTTTGTTCGTTTATTTATATAATGCTCCCACAACTACGGCAAAAGCTGTTCCTCTTAAAAACTATCTTAAAGAAATACCTGGTTACAAAACATCCAGTGATATTGAGTTAGGGGCCGAGGCCTATTCAATGCTCAAGTTGGATGATTATCTATTCAAAACATATTTGAATAAGGATGGTCCAGTGACATTATATGTTGGATATTATTACACGTCCAGTAAAGCATATGCGGCTCATTCTCCTTTGGTGTGCTATCCCAGTCATGGGTGGCAGGTCGACAAAAAGCCGAAAACTCATGTCCTGCAAATAGGTGAACATAAAATTATTTACGAAGAGATTGTAACCTCGCTAGGTCAGCAGCAAGAATTAGTTTTGTATTGGCATCAAGCAAGGGAAAAGGCGAATGTTCAAGTATATCGAAATAAAATTGATATGGGGTACAATAAATTGATGTTCAATGACCCCAAGCACGGATTTGTTCGAGTATCAACACCGTTTATTGGAACAGCCGATTATGAAGTCACGAAGAAAAGGGTGGTGGAATTCATCCGGACCGCTTACCCTTTATTATTGGAGTTCGTAAATCAGCCATTGCAAATGTGA
- a CDS encoding acyltransferase: protein MKNRLPVLDGWRGIAILLVLFGHLLPLGPKMWHMNATIAATGMVIFFNLSGFLITNILLHNQNIVTFLTKRFIRIVPLAWLTLAITFSLTPVDPKVFLPHFLFYANWGSPMSLIGPTSHFWSLCLEMQFYTAIAGLVLIFKKKSLYILPLFCLVITMYRWYNEVGIAINTYYRLDEILAGCTLALIFDSSHTRIKAFLSKCNPFLLFLLVLISAHPQGGIFMYFRPYFSMAMVGTTLFNERPAILNQWLTGKFLLYIATISYALYVIHGGLRYTWLAEGDKVIRYLKRPLFFLVTFALSHLSTFYFEKKWIAFGKKITIGHTKIIQ, encoded by the coding sequence GTGAAAAATAGATTGCCAGTTCTAGATGGTTGGCGCGGCATTGCTATTCTGCTTGTCCTTTTCGGACATTTGCTGCCACTAGGGCCTAAAATGTGGCATATGAATGCCACCATAGCTGCAACGGGGATGGTAATTTTTTTTAATTTGTCCGGTTTTTTGATCACCAATATTCTTCTTCATAATCAAAATATTGTAACATTTCTTACGAAAAGATTTATACGTATAGTTCCATTGGCCTGGCTAACATTGGCAATCACATTTTCCTTAACTCCTGTCGATCCAAAAGTATTTCTCCCCCATTTTTTGTTTTATGCTAATTGGGGGTCACCCATGTCACTAATAGGACCGACTAGCCACTTCTGGAGTCTCTGCTTAGAGATGCAATTCTACACTGCTATTGCAGGACTTGTTTTAATTTTTAAGAAAAAATCTTTATATATACTTCCTCTATTTTGCTTAGTTATCACTATGTACCGGTGGTACAACGAAGTCGGTATTGCCATCAACACCTATTATCGTCTTGATGAAATTTTAGCCGGTTGTACCCTGGCCCTGATCTTTGATAGCAGCCACACGCGCATCAAAGCATTTTTGTCCAAGTGCAACCCTTTTCTCCTTTTTCTACTCGTTCTGATTTCCGCTCACCCACAGGGAGGAATTTTCATGTATTTTCGCCCATATTTTAGCATGGCCATGGTTGGAACTACATTATTTAATGAACGGCCGGCCATACTCAACCAATGGCTGACGGGGAAGTTTCTTTTATACATTGCCACTATTTCATATGCCCTCTATGTCATTCATGGTGGCCTTCGTTATACATGGCTGGCAGAAGGAGACAAGGTGATACGATATCTCAAACGCCCCCTTTTTTTCTTGGTCACATTTGCGCTTTCCCATCTTTCAACCTTTTACTTTGAAAAAAAGTGGATTGCCTTTGGAAAAAAAATCACAATCGGGCACACTAAAATTATCCAATGA
- a CDS encoding glycosyltransferase family A protein: MKNNYVLISPCRNEEQFMQRTLNSVLAQTRLPALWIIVDDGSTDRTPEILADYSAKNAFIKIITRDNRGHRSVGPGVIDAFYAGYETIDISHFDFLCKLDLDLELPPGYFEELLQRMHAEPRLGCCSGKPYYIDPTNGQLVSEKCGDENAIGASKFYRKNCFLQIGGFTRQVMWDGIDGHFCRMLGWIARSWDAPELRFLHLRPMGSSHKGILTGRMRHGFGQYYMGTGLTYMIVSALYRMTRPPFFIGGLAMLWGYIRSMAAGAERLDNPEFRLFLRRYQRICLLRGKKLATAQFDREGASRWNPN; encoded by the coding sequence AAACCCGCCTACCTGCATTGTGGATCATTGTCGATGATGGCTCAACCGACCGCACCCCTGAAATACTAGCTGACTATTCTGCAAAAAATGCCTTCATCAAGATTATCACGCGCGACAACCGTGGTCATCGTAGCGTAGGCCCTGGCGTTATTGATGCTTTTTACGCAGGTTACGAGACGATAGACATCAGTCACTTCGATTTCCTCTGTAAACTCGACTTGGACCTCGAACTTCCTCCAGGCTACTTTGAGGAATTGTTGCAACGAATGCACGCAGAACCCCGCCTTGGTTGCTGTAGCGGCAAGCCGTATTATATTGACCCCACAAATGGTCAATTAGTCAGCGAAAAATGTGGCGATGAGAATGCCATAGGTGCCAGCAAATTTTACCGCAAAAATTGTTTTTTACAAATTGGTGGATTTACCCGGCAGGTGATGTGGGATGGCATTGATGGCCATTTCTGCCGCATGCTAGGGTGGATTGCCAGAAGCTGGGATGCCCCCGAACTCCGCTTTCTTCATCTTCGCCCAATGGGATCAAGCCACAAAGGCATCCTTACCGGACGAATGCGGCACGGGTTCGGACAATATTACATGGGCACCGGTTTGACATACATGATCGTTTCAGCCTTGTACCGCATGACTCGGCCCCCATTCTTTATTGGAGGACTGGCTATGCTTTGGGGCTATATCCGCAGCATGGCAGCGGGCGCCGAACGGCTTGATAACCCTGAATTTCGTCTATTCTTAAGACGTTATCAACGGATATGTCTTCTCCGCGGAAAAAAATTGGCGACCGCCCAATTCGACCGCGAAGGCGCAAGCCGCTGGAACCCAAATTAG
- a CDS encoding glycosyltransferase: MKRIAYLAPEIPALSATFVYNEILALQEEGYEIVSISVHPPGSPATDSRVESLHKKTHYLYKKGTLYFVFSAIGQLVTTPRKFSRTFRLLLQDLNTVRSDVRLCCGLIYRFCAACAVARILRQEHCSHIHAHFAHVPTDIAMYAATLAGISFSFTSHANDLFERRWLLAEKILRSKFAVTISNFNREFMINQGGNPDKIHVIYCGVDVSRFTPAQRPESAAPFVIGSLGRMVEKKGFDILLKAVKVIKDQGKDISLIIAGDGPLNPKLHAITEELSLPGFVEFAGSINYEQVPTWLHSLDLFVLPCQQDTHGDMDGIPVVLMEAMAAGVPVVSTNISGIPELIHHEHNGLLFDQRSLDSLVSCITILQSNPEMRKLYAINGRQKIITDFNNQINVRKLSYLLQEIYPKPNNGSHIA, encoded by the coding sequence ATGAAACGTATCGCCTATCTAGCACCTGAAATCCCTGCCCTCTCAGCCACCTTTGTCTATAATGAAATTTTGGCACTCCAAGAGGAAGGGTATGAGATTGTGTCAATTTCTGTTCACCCACCAGGGAGCCCGGCGACAGATAGTCGAGTTGAATCTCTGCATAAAAAAACGCATTATCTTTACAAAAAAGGCACGCTCTATTTTGTATTTTCTGCTATAGGTCAGCTAGTTACTACACCACGGAAATTTTCCAGGACTTTCCGACTTCTGCTTCAAGATCTCAACACCGTACGATCAGATGTGCGGCTTTGCTGCGGGCTCATCTACCGTTTTTGCGCGGCATGTGCAGTGGCCCGCATATTGCGCCAAGAACATTGCTCGCATATCCATGCACATTTCGCGCATGTTCCAACCGACATAGCCATGTACGCAGCAACGCTGGCCGGCATTTCCTTCAGCTTCACCTCACATGCGAATGACCTGTTTGAACGGAGGTGGTTGCTGGCTGAAAAGATTTTACGAAGCAAGTTTGCAGTTACCATTTCCAATTTCAACCGAGAATTCATGATAAACCAGGGAGGCAATCCCGATAAAATTCACGTCATTTATTGCGGTGTCGACGTCTCCCGCTTCACACCGGCACAACGGCCAGAATCTGCAGCTCCGTTCGTCATTGGCAGCCTAGGGAGGATGGTTGAAAAAAAAGGCTTTGACATTCTATTGAAAGCTGTGAAGGTAATAAAAGACCAGGGAAAAGATATCAGCCTCATCATCGCTGGTGATGGACCACTTAACCCAAAACTACATGCCATTACCGAGGAACTTTCCCTCCCTGGGTTTGTTGAATTCGCTGGTTCCATCAACTACGAACAAGTTCCAACTTGGTTACATTCCCTTGACTTATTCGTACTCCCTTGTCAGCAAGATACTCATGGAGATATGGACGGCATTCCGGTTGTGCTTATGGAGGCAATGGCTGCTGGGGTTCCTGTCGTCTCGACAAATATCTCCGGCATTCCAGAATTAATCCACCATGAACATAACGGATTATTATTCGATCAAAGATCTTTAGATTCACTCGTAAGCTGTATTACGATTTTGCAATCCAACCCTGAAATGCGCAAACTATACGCGATAAATGGACGACAAAAGATCATCACCGATTTTAACAACCAGATTAATGTTAGAAAGTTATCCTATTTGTTACAGGAAATTTATCCGAAACCCAACAACGGCTCGCATATTGCGTAA
- a CDS encoding acyltransferase family protein yields MASNNELRKQRYEFIDTAKGLLILLVVFGHAWRAVFNNNILCEKSLYHAVDSWIYSFHMPAFFFLAGIFALQSSCKPFREFVGGKLRTIAYPYLLWSLIQSILQLILSGSTTNSIEVKDILLIPFVPVMQYWFLYALFFIFIFFIILRQCTNQPAFFLSAGVFLFVFFRVGSVQSWLPINFVANNFIYFAAGIVFSPVLLSAPFRNLRRTDGLLLLMLITFILTAMIPMWKENLHMEIAAWLVPIFAAPGIYLSLLMVELLQRNAPFLAGLFALLGEKSLEIFVAHTIFSAGYRIVCLKLLGITSLGIHLFGAVIAGLVGPFILVYLANRLKFRHLFSYPAAES; encoded by the coding sequence ATGGCAAGCAACAACGAATTGCGAAAGCAGCGTTACGAATTCATTGACACCGCTAAGGGGCTCCTCATACTACTTGTCGTTTTTGGACACGCCTGGCGAGCTGTATTCAATAACAATATACTCTGTGAAAAATCTCTCTATCATGCTGTTGATTCGTGGATATATTCCTTTCACATGCCCGCGTTTTTTTTTCTAGCTGGTATTTTCGCGTTACAATCCTCATGTAAGCCTTTCAGGGAATTTGTAGGAGGGAAATTACGTACGATTGCTTACCCCTACCTTCTCTGGTCGCTTATTCAATCAATTTTACAACTTATATTATCAGGAAGCACGACAAACTCTATAGAAGTAAAAGATATCCTGCTTATTCCATTTGTACCGGTAATGCAGTATTGGTTTTTATATGCCCTATTCTTTATTTTCATTTTTTTTATCATTCTGCGCCAATGTACAAACCAACCAGCGTTTTTTTTGAGCGCAGGTGTTTTCCTATTTGTATTTTTCCGAGTGGGAAGCGTTCAATCTTGGCTACCAATTAATTTTGTCGCTAACAATTTCATTTATTTTGCAGCTGGAATCGTTTTCTCTCCTGTTTTACTCTCTGCACCATTTCGCAACCTCCGTCGGACGGATGGATTGCTTCTCCTTATGCTTATCACCTTTATCTTGACTGCAATGATTCCCATGTGGAAAGAAAATTTGCACATGGAAATAGCTGCCTGGCTCGTTCCAATCTTTGCCGCTCCTGGCATCTATCTTTCGCTGTTAATGGTCGAATTGCTCCAGCGAAATGCGCCGTTTTTAGCTGGCTTATTTGCTCTCCTTGGGGAGAAATCTCTCGAAATATTTGTTGCGCATACAATTTTTTCTGCTGGATACCGTATCGTTTGCCTAAAATTGCTTGGTATCACTTCATTGGGTATTCATCTCTTCGGTGCGGTAATTGCCGGCTTAGTCGGCCCTTTTATTCTTGTGTATCTTGCTAATAGGCTTAAATTTCGGCATTTGTTTTCCTACCCTGCAGCAGAATCTTAG